A genome region from Acinetobacter lwoffii includes the following:
- a CDS encoding glycoside hydrolase family 19 protein, with translation MMSNLVTITSKIYDASGKYVINLKVKSRYKGSSRENTNKTDKDGLFIFQGSPNRTVEILAKPPNVEDYIVIKTIDSSIISSRKNPVKVSLPKSIEEYHKEKVMPTTKGIVTTLFKIIDCNEKILTSFPVKSRPKGKQSSFERHTNEQGIVEVVSSPNRDIEILVLTSNDEFALKGAVNSEHGSQIPQIIKLDEPCENFKSQSNIQLLDREGNSYIVENTKIEILYLGNKITKISNTSDGKFSFPSMIGEKIQITVFKPDGNPLEPKTHVVKRIKEDAIKMKLDVDLTVGRTVLNKPRIEKNLKISKCVCNRDISAEEFKKITTSATAISFLNDLNEQFKKLNMINCLEKAHFIAHTLHETASYSLLEEGLGGKSESEVYDGYKGRGLMQLTYKNNYELYGLAVNENFLGNNKHRIAKEKKHAVGSAVWYWHHSKAGNLSPHAINNDLIATCALINGGYNGFDDREKYYKRAVIALNIKTCLNLDKKIVDNLDNYTKFENSYIYFNKIGECFGWGLWSDPAGYKKGKLKNSNESKKGYSRFLEMCKDKDYPFGYKQDKKGNKVGRKRYGYSANSAITLAKKRLKEL, from the coding sequence ATGATGAGCAATTTAGTTACCATAACATCAAAAATTTATGATGCTTCAGGAAAATATGTCATTAATTTAAAAGTTAAATCACGCTATAAAGGTTCATCGAGAGAAAATACAAATAAAACAGATAAAGATGGTTTATTTATATTTCAGGGTTCACCAAATCGAACTGTGGAAATTTTAGCTAAGCCACCTAATGTGGAAGATTATATCGTTATTAAAACGATTGATTCTTCAATCATTTCTTCTAGAAAGAATCCTGTAAAAGTATCCTTGCCTAAAAGTATAGAGGAGTATCATAAAGAAAAAGTGATGCCTACTACAAAAGGTATAGTTACGACTTTATTTAAAATAATAGACTGCAATGAGAAAATATTAACGAGTTTCCCGGTAAAATCTCGCCCTAAAGGAAAACAAAGTTCATTTGAACGTCATACCAATGAGCAGGGCATTGTAGAGGTGGTATCTTCACCTAATCGAGATATTGAAATTCTAGTTTTGACTTCAAATGATGAGTTTGCTCTAAAAGGTGCTGTTAACTCTGAGCATGGCTCTCAAATACCACAAATAATTAAACTAGACGAACCCTGCGAAAACTTTAAAAGTCAATCAAATATCCAACTTCTAGATAGAGAAGGAAATAGTTATATCGTTGAAAATACAAAGATCGAGATACTTTATCTAGGAAATAAGATAACAAAAATTTCAAATACCTCTGATGGTAAATTTTCATTTCCAAGCATGATTGGAGAAAAAATACAGATCACGGTATTTAAACCTGATGGTAATCCCTTGGAACCGAAAACTCATGTGGTAAAAAGAATTAAAGAAGATGCCATAAAAATGAAATTAGATGTGGACTTAACGGTAGGTCGAACTGTACTAAATAAGCCAAGAATAGAGAAAAATTTAAAAATAAGTAAATGTGTCTGTAATAGGGATATTTCAGCAGAAGAATTTAAAAAAATAACAACTAGTGCCACAGCTATAAGCTTTCTTAATGATTTAAATGAACAATTTAAAAAACTTAATATGATTAATTGTCTTGAAAAGGCTCATTTTATAGCACACACATTACATGAAACTGCAAGTTATTCTTTGCTAGAAGAAGGATTAGGTGGTAAATCTGAAAGTGAAGTTTATGATGGCTATAAAGGACGTGGCTTAATGCAATTAACCTATAAAAATAATTATGAGCTTTATGGGTTAGCAGTGAATGAAAACTTTTTAGGAAATAATAAACATAGAATTGCTAAAGAAAAAAAACATGCTGTAGGTTCTGCAGTATGGTATTGGCATCATTCTAAAGCTGGCAATTTGAGTCCTCATGCCATTAATAATGATTTAATAGCAACTTGTGCTTTAATTAATGGCGGATATAACGGATTTGATGATAGAGAGAAATACTATAAAAGAGCTGTAATCGCTCTTAATATAAAAACCTGTTTAAATTTAGATAAGAAAATAGTTGATAATCTTGATAATTATACGAAATTTGAAAATAGTTATATTTATTTTAATAAAATTGGTGAATGCTTTGGATGGGGTTTATGGAGTGATCCTGCTGGTTACAAAAAAGGAAAATTAAAAAACTCTAATGAGTCAAAAAAAGGATACTCAAGATTTCTAGAAATGTGTAAAGACAAAGATTATCCTTTTGGTTATAAACAAGATAAGAAAGGGAACAAAGTTGGCAGAAAGAGGTATGGTTATAGTGCGAATTCTGCAATAACATTAGCTAAAAAGAGGTTAAAAGAATTATGA
- the znuC gene encoding zinc ABC transporter ATP-binding protein ZnuC, producing the protein MPQQSLSASPLIQLSKIWVKIDERDILKAIDFSLQEKEIVTLIGPNGAGKSTLIKVMLGILKPQSGEIKTARKLKFSYVPQKFNPSHSLPLRVKDLLALEKCPSQIKTEIIRDTGISKLQDSKVQQLSGGERQRVLLARALLRQPDILVLDEPMQGLDIQSEAELYEYVRNLPEKYGCAVLMVSHDLQWVMQGTTRVVCLNKHICCSGLPESVQQHPEYQAIFGTNRVFYQHHHDHCAHGDSATPCQHDSRPHIHPEPEA; encoded by the coding sequence GTGCCGCAACAAAGCTTAAGTGCCTCTCCCCTGATTCAGCTCTCCAAGATCTGGGTTAAAATCGATGAGCGCGATATCTTAAAAGCGATTGATTTCTCGTTACAAGAGAAAGAAATTGTCACGCTGATTGGTCCCAATGGTGCTGGTAAATCGACCTTGATTAAAGTCATGCTGGGCATACTGAAACCACAATCGGGTGAAATCAAAACTGCGCGCAAGCTGAAATTTTCCTATGTGCCGCAAAAATTCAATCCCTCACATAGCTTGCCGCTCCGGGTGAAAGATTTATTGGCGCTAGAAAAATGCCCATCCCAGATTAAAACCGAAATTATCCGCGATACCGGCATTAGTAAACTGCAAGATTCTAAAGTTCAGCAGTTGTCTGGCGGCGAACGTCAGCGGGTGCTATTGGCCCGCGCCTTATTACGCCAGCCGGACATTTTAGTTCTCGATGAACCGATGCAGGGTCTAGACATCCAGTCCGAAGCTGAACTGTATGAATATGTGCGTAACTTGCCGGAAAAATATGGCTGTGCCGTACTGATGGTTTCACATGACCTGCAATGGGTGATGCAAGGTACGACTCGTGTGGTCTGCTTAAACAAACATATTTGTTGTAGCGGCCTGCCAGAAAGCGTGCAGCAACATCCGGAATACCAGGCAATTTTTGGCACTAACCGGGTGTTCTATCAGCATCATCATGATCATTGCGCACATGGTGATTCTGCCACCCCCTGTCAGCATGACTCACGTCCTCATATTCACCCCGAGCCGGAAGCTTAA
- a CDS encoding MATE family efflux transporter produces MAQHSLIHQQNLWKAFLVFLLPLIATNILQSLSGTINTVFVGQMLGVNAIAAVAVFFPILFCLMAFVIGLSAGSTVLIGQAWGGKNIEKVRCVVGSTLFMTLIGGSLIALFGVIFAENILLALGTDPDVMHLSLPYVQWMLAGSPLIFIYIIYTSILRGVGDSTTPLFASALTIGVGLVVTPVLIAGYFGFPKMGIISPAIATILGNLAVLLFLILYLNYRQHPLKLDWALLKNIRHQPQLSRMILKLGVPTGVQMVTTSVAGLVIVGLVNRYGAEATAAYGAVNQVLNYIQFPALSIAIAASVFGAQAIGAGKSDLLNKVTRTALSMNILFTGGLVILAYLFSKYLMALFITDPKVVVLGQQLLFIVLWSILFFGASAIFASIMRSSGTVTMPMLINIFAILCIEVPAAYLFSQWWGLEGIWYAYALAFVSLCILQGLYYQFVWKKKTVEALI; encoded by the coding sequence ATGGCACAGCACTCACTGATTCATCAACAGAATTTATGGAAAGCCTTTCTGGTATTTCTGTTGCCATTAATTGCGACCAATATCCTGCAAAGTCTCTCCGGCACGATCAATACGGTTTTTGTGGGACAAATGCTCGGAGTGAATGCGATTGCTGCTGTTGCCGTTTTTTTCCCGATCCTGTTTTGTCTGATGGCCTTTGTGATTGGTTTATCTGCCGGTTCTACCGTATTGATTGGACAGGCTTGGGGTGGAAAAAATATAGAAAAAGTGCGCTGTGTGGTCGGTTCAACTTTATTTATGACCTTGATTGGCGGAAGTTTGATTGCGCTTTTCGGGGTAATTTTTGCTGAGAATATTCTTTTGGCCCTTGGCACAGATCCTGATGTAATGCATTTGTCCTTGCCCTATGTACAATGGATGCTGGCGGGTAGTCCCTTAATTTTTATCTATATTATTTATACCTCCATCTTGCGTGGCGTTGGGGATAGTACCACCCCCCTGTTTGCTTCCGCACTTACCATTGGGGTGGGTTTAGTGGTGACACCGGTCCTGATTGCCGGTTATTTTGGCTTTCCTAAAATGGGCATTATCTCGCCGGCGATTGCCACCATTCTGGGAAATCTGGCGGTCCTGTTGTTTTTAATCCTGTATTTGAACTATAGACAGCACCCGCTCAAGCTCGACTGGGCTTTATTAAAAAATATTCGTCATCAGCCACAGTTGAGCAGAATGATCTTGAAACTGGGGGTTCCGACTGGGGTACAAATGGTCACGACTTCAGTTGCCGGACTGGTGATTGTCGGGCTGGTCAATCGTTATGGCGCAGAAGCAACAGCCGCTTATGGTGCGGTCAATCAGGTCTTAAATTATATTCAATTTCCCGCTTTGTCGATTGCGATTGCCGCGTCTGTATTTGGTGCTCAAGCGATTGGCGCAGGTAAATCGGATCTACTCAATAAAGTCACACGGACTGCGCTGAGTATGAATATCCTGTTTACCGGCGGTCTGGTGATTCTGGCATACCTGTTCTCCAAATATCTGATGGCACTGTTTATTACCGATCCTAAGGTTGTAGTACTGGGACAACAACTGCTATTTATTGTGCTGTGGTCAATTCTGTTTTTTGGCGCCAGTGCCATTTTTGCTTCGATCATGCGCTCAAGTGGAACGGTGACCATGCCAATGCTGATTAATATTTTTGCCATTCTCTGTATTGAAGTTCCCGCCGCTTATCTTTTTAGTCAGTGGTGGGGCCTGGAAGGTATCTGGTATGCCTATGCATTGGCCTTTGTCAGCCTGTGTATTTTGCAGGGACTGTATTATCAGTTTGTCTGGAAGAAAAAAACGGTTGAAGCGTTGATTTAG
- a CDS encoding transcriptional repressor: MGSCSHEHHNALHGVHDHPNVAQRLAEAESLCAASGARLTPLRKEVLELILNAHGPMGAYDLLAQMKNASDRPAAPPTVYRTLDFLLSKGLIHRLTSINAYIPCCHPREGHQAAFLICTECKAVKEASAQGLLDQLDALASSDDFTAHHSIIEISGICQQCRNKA, from the coding sequence ATGGGTTCCTGTTCGCACGAACACCACAACGCATTGCACGGCGTGCACGACCATCCAAATGTCGCACAACGTCTTGCTGAAGCGGAAAGTCTTTGTGCAGCAAGCGGCGCACGCCTTACACCTTTACGTAAAGAAGTGCTGGAACTCATTCTGAATGCGCATGGCCCGATGGGCGCCTATGATCTGCTGGCACAAATGAAAAATGCCAGTGATCGTCCTGCAGCACCACCCACGGTGTATCGCACTCTGGATTTTTTATTAAGCAAAGGGCTGATTCATCGCCTGACCTCGATCAATGCCTATATCCCCTGTTGCCATCCGCGCGAAGGGCATCAGGCCGCTTTTTTAATCTGTACCGAATGTAAAGCCGTGAAAGAAGCGTCAGCTCAGGGCCTGCTCGATCAGCTTGATGCACTGGCCAGCTCGGACGACTTCACGGCACATCACAGCATTATCGAAATTTCAGGAATTTGTCAGCAGTGCCGCAACAAAGCTTAA
- a CDS encoding LysE family transporter: MSYQMWFAYMLACWVISVSPGAGAIASMSSGLNYGFRHGYWNALGLQLALLVQIAVVAAGVGVLFATTPWAFLVVKWFGVGYLLYLAILQWKAPVQSIEIKHELARKSRGKLVLHGFLVNITNPKAIVFLLAVLPQFLDLSKPQWIQYLIMAATMVTIDLIVMAGYTGLAAKVLRLLRSPKQQKVMNRTFAGLFAGAAFLLSLVHQ, from the coding sequence ATGTCCTATCAAATGTGGTTTGCCTATATGTTGGCCTGCTGGGTGATTAGTGTCTCTCCGGGTGCTGGTGCAATTGCATCGATGTCGAGCGGATTGAATTATGGTTTTCGGCATGGTTACTGGAATGCGCTGGGTCTGCAACTGGCTTTACTGGTACAGATTGCAGTGGTTGCAGCAGGCGTGGGAGTTTTGTTTGCGACAACCCCATGGGCATTTTTAGTGGTGAAATGGTTTGGTGTCGGCTATTTATTGTATTTGGCTATTTTGCAATGGAAAGCACCTGTACAATCTATCGAAATTAAACATGAATTGGCGCGAAAATCGAGAGGGAAACTGGTACTGCATGGTTTCTTGGTTAATATCACTAATCCTAAAGCCATCGTATTTTTACTGGCCGTCTTGCCGCAATTTCTGGATTTGTCTAAGCCACAATGGATTCAGTATTTGATTATGGCTGCGACAATGGTGACGATTGATCTGATTGTGATGGCGGGTTATACCGGATTGGCTGCTAAAGTTTTAAGGCTGCTTAGATCGCCGAAACAACAAAAAGTCATGAACCGGACTTTTGCCGGTTTATTTGCAGGTGCTGCATTTTTATTGAGTTTGGTGCATCAATAA
- a CDS encoding type VI secretion system Vgr family protein: protein MPKPIHMLVEQLGLKRQHRALHLQFSHPPLNHQVLIQRIEGQHQINQGLQAELICLSTHAHIALKQFIGCRVAIDQVTDRGELFRTTGIITAASQGQNDGALTLYKLTLNDPTALWQKRRNSRVFMNKTVREISEILFSEWQNRSVLFAASLSLDLTGLSRDYDVRPFVMQSNESDYDFLTRLWRSEGINWLIDERQLTVPVSASEIQDQLLKLVDHSQYFSALKRRSIRFHRSHATEQLDTLNSLIAVRQLNPNSTQTQRWHAQQLAQDQSQPLFSNHQQSDIHANATLQLEDAWNISPAWTGDLNHEDQVTASGIAQLDRLNQQLSDYHALQSKYFKASSSVRDAQVGYWFELQQHPEIDQHPAHQREFLILAKRFYNQNNLPKDILSQLDSLLEKSGWQMTQEERQANELQMVRREIQVVPEYHPFIHRPAAYPQRARVVGPEGETIHVDAWGRVKVRFLFTRSEDHQHDGGAGSNDNDSDSAWVDVLTPWAGEGYGIRLHPRIGEIVVIDFFEGDIDRPFVVGRIHEAERHPTMFDAKGELPATKKLSGIRSQEVDGDGFNQLRFDDTPEQISAQLQSSHAASQLNLGNLSHPKESESSEGRGEGFELRTDQWGAIRAGKGLLISTYRQDSAAGNHLDASRAKEQIESNLDHSKALSDIAEQQQTDPLQFFDSLKQFLSQIEAEDQAKAIAFKQAVMLLTAPQTIALSTNENIHLSADQQINQSAGNNIHLSTQKSLVAHAQDKISLFAAQEGASLYAAQGKIELQAQDDAIEAIARKVIKLISTEDKIEITSPKEIVLTAGGSQIKINGGGVVVTTGGKFECKAGQHLFTKGQNIIEQKINLPKMKTLFSNKINYQWTNQSAGEKEIFILNKLDGNLIKTKKSVLNENNQLSTLRFYTSQPTDFVALGFNSLQTHLIQDLDNESIDELLNEIEERDLEDDVYTEEDVE, encoded by the coding sequence ATGCCAAAACCTATCCATATGCTGGTGGAGCAGCTCGGGCTTAAGCGACAGCATCGTGCGCTACATTTACAGTTTTCACATCCTCCTTTAAATCATCAGGTTTTGATTCAGCGTATTGAGGGTCAGCATCAGATCAATCAAGGCCTGCAGGCTGAACTGATCTGTCTTTCCACTCATGCTCATATTGCCTTGAAACAGTTTATCGGCTGTCGGGTGGCCATTGATCAGGTCACAGACCGGGGTGAACTTTTCCGGACTACGGGCATTATTACTGCAGCCAGTCAAGGGCAGAATGATGGAGCTTTGACCCTGTATAAATTGACGCTAAATGATCCGACTGCACTCTGGCAGAAGCGCCGTAACAGTCGGGTTTTTATGAATAAGACGGTGCGCGAGATCAGTGAAATCCTGTTCAGTGAATGGCAAAACAGAAGTGTATTATTCGCGGCCAGTCTCAGCCTGGATTTGACAGGACTCAGCCGGGACTATGATGTCCGACCTTTTGTAATGCAGTCGAATGAATCGGATTATGATTTTCTGACCCGTTTATGGCGTAGCGAAGGAATTAACTGGCTGATTGATGAAAGGCAATTAACTGTGCCTGTATCAGCCAGCGAGATTCAAGATCAGCTTTTAAAACTGGTAGATCATTCCCAATATTTTTCAGCTTTAAAACGCCGCTCCATCCGGTTTCATCGCAGTCATGCCACCGAACAGCTCGACACGCTGAACAGTCTGATTGCGGTACGTCAGCTCAATCCGAATAGTACCCAGACCCAGCGTTGGCATGCCCAGCAACTTGCCCAGGATCAAAGCCAGCCTTTATTCAGTAATCATCAGCAAAGTGATATCCATGCAAATGCCACTCTTCAGCTTGAAGATGCGTGGAACATCAGTCCGGCCTGGACCGGCGACTTAAATCATGAGGATCAGGTGACAGCATCTGGTATAGCCCAACTGGATCGACTCAATCAGCAGCTCAGTGACTATCATGCTTTGCAGTCCAAATATTTTAAAGCCAGTAGCAGCGTACGAGATGCTCAGGTTGGATACTGGTTTGAACTGCAACAGCATCCTGAAATTGATCAGCATCCTGCCCATCAACGTGAATTTCTGATTTTAGCTAAGCGGTTTTATAACCAGAACAATTTACCCAAAGATATCTTATCTCAGCTGGACAGTTTGCTTGAGAAGAGCGGCTGGCAGATGACACAGGAGGAACGACAGGCCAATGAACTACAGATGGTGCGCCGTGAAATCCAGGTTGTTCCTGAGTACCACCCCTTCATTCATCGGCCTGCTGCATATCCGCAACGGGCTCGAGTGGTCGGACCTGAAGGTGAAACGATTCATGTCGATGCATGGGGGCGGGTGAAAGTTCGTTTTCTGTTTACCCGGAGTGAGGATCATCAGCATGATGGCGGCGCAGGTAGCAATGACAATGATAGTGATTCTGCCTGGGTGGATGTTTTGACCCCTTGGGCGGGTGAGGGTTATGGCATCAGGTTGCATCCGCGAATTGGCGAAATTGTAGTGATTGACTTCTTTGAAGGTGATATCGACCGGCCCTTTGTGGTGGGACGGATTCATGAAGCAGAACGGCATCCGACCATGTTTGATGCAAAAGGAGAACTTCCTGCGACCAAAAAACTCAGTGGCATCCGTTCTCAGGAGGTCGATGGGGATGGCTTTAACCAGTTGCGTTTCGATGATACCCCTGAACAGATTAGTGCGCAGCTGCAAAGTAGTCATGCAGCCAGTCAGCTCAATCTGGGAAATCTAAGCCATCCTAAAGAAAGTGAAAGCAGCGAAGGTCGAGGAGAAGGTTTTGAACTAAGGACAGACCAGTGGGGTGCCATACGTGCAGGAAAAGGCTTATTAATCTCCACTTATCGGCAAGATTCAGCCGCAGGCAATCACCTGGATGCGAGTCGTGCCAAAGAGCAGATTGAATCGAATCTCGATCATAGTAAAGCCTTGAGTGATATTGCTGAACAACAGCAGACTGATCCGCTGCAATTTTTTGATAGTTTAAAACAGTTTCTGAGTCAGATTGAAGCTGAAGATCAAGCCAAGGCCATCGCATTTAAACAGGCCGTGATGTTATTAACTGCCCCCCAAACGATTGCACTGAGCACAAATGAAAATATTCATTTATCCGCTGATCAGCAAATCAATCAGAGTGCCGGGAATAATATTCATTTATCCACACAGAAATCTTTAGTTGCTCATGCACAGGACAAGATCAGTTTATTTGCTGCTCAAGAGGGTGCGAGTCTCTATGCTGCTCAAGGAAAAATTGAACTACAAGCCCAAGATGATGCGATTGAAGCGATTGCCCGCAAGGTAATCAAGCTTATTTCGACTGAAGACAAGATCGAAATCACCAGTCCGAAAGAGATTGTACTGACCGCTGGAGGGTCTCAAATTAAGATCAATGGTGGTGGAGTGGTGGTCACAACTGGTGGGAAATTTGAGTGTAAGGCCGGGCAGCATCTGTTTACGAAAGGTCAAAATATTATTGAACAAAAAATAAATCTTCCAAAAATGAAAACATTATTCAGTAATAAAATTAACTATCAGTGGACTAACCAGTCTGCAGGAGAAAAAGAAATTTTTATTCTAAATAAGTTGGATGGGAACTTAATTAAAACTAAGAAGTCTGTATTAAATGAAAATAATCAATTAAGTACTTTAAGATTCTATACCTCTCAACCCACAGATTTCGTGGCTTTAGGATTTAATTCTTTACAAACTCATCTCATTCAAGACTTAGATAATGAAAGTATTGATGAACTATTGAATGAGATAGAAGAAAGGGATTTAGAGGATGATGTATATACTGAAGAGGATGTCGAATGA
- a CDS encoding Dyp-type peroxidase: MTAQSVILPLPSDHARFIVLRLKDLSIEQLKEQLEHLFTSRDRLITQHPQAQIKTAVAFGPELWAKLYDQAPAGFKQLEPIHGSFEMPVVPADMIIHIASARADICFALSQAFFEGIQDQVQVLDERVCFRYFDGRDITGFIDGTENPQFPDDRAEVALLGEDSGIFQDGSFIFAQRYAHNLEKWKKLKVDTQEQVMGRTKLESIELDDEVKPENAHVSRTVVEDEEGEEMEILRHSLPYGDGRGDQGLFFIAYTKDLTIIDAMLERMFGTSGDGIHDRLLHFVTPLDGAYYFAPSEELLEEVL; this comes from the coding sequence ATGACAGCCCAATCGGTAATCTTGCCACTTCCTTCAGATCATGCCCGTTTTATTGTTTTACGTCTTAAAGATTTGAGTATTGAACAATTAAAAGAACAACTCGAACATCTTTTTACTTCGCGTGATCGTCTTATTACGCAACATCCTCAAGCACAAATTAAAACGGCAGTGGCTTTTGGTCCTGAACTGTGGGCAAAACTTTATGATCAAGCTCCTGCAGGCTTTAAACAGCTTGAGCCCATTCATGGTTCATTTGAAATGCCAGTGGTTCCGGCAGATATGATCATTCATATTGCCAGTGCCCGTGCTGATATCTGTTTTGCGCTCAGTCAGGCTTTTTTTGAAGGCATTCAGGATCAGGTTCAGGTGCTGGATGAGCGGGTTTGCTTCCGCTATTTTGATGGTCGTGACATAACTGGCTTTATTGATGGAACTGAAAATCCGCAATTCCCGGATGATCGTGCTGAAGTCGCATTATTAGGTGAAGATTCAGGTATTTTCCAAGATGGTTCATTTATTTTTGCCCAACGTTACGCGCATAACCTGGAAAAATGGAAAAAGCTAAAAGTTGATACTCAGGAACAGGTTATGGGTCGTACCAAGCTTGAATCGATTGAGCTGGATGATGAAGTCAAACCTGAAAATGCGCACGTGTCACGTACTGTAGTGGAAGATGAAGAAGGCGAAGAAATGGAAATCCTACGTCATTCTCTGCCTTATGGTGATGGACGTGGTGACCAGGGTCTATTCTTTATTGCCTACACCAAAGACCTTACGATTATCGATGCTATGTTAGAACGTATGTTTGGTACCTCTGGCGATGGGATTCACGACCGTCTGCTTCATTTCGTAACACCTCTAGATGGTGCCTATTACTTTGCACCGAGTGAGGAGTTGCTGGAAGAGGTTTTGTAA
- the znuB gene encoding zinc ABC transporter permease subunit ZnuB, translating into MMDWLQLLLPAWIMGTLLVFLTAPLGCLMLWRRMSFFADTMAHGTLLGVAIAGALSLPLWMGVTFIALLLVGILWILHDPRLPNDALLALCSATLLCSGLLFIQHLPSLRPELLSYLFGDLLTISWADLPTFAIVIILALAVLYKSWQAQIQIAIDPDMAVSEGVNAKWQRLIFMLLLALFTVLALKAVGSLLMGALLVIPALTARLLAHSPKQMVIWAFVIAQIGVTVGLWSSAGLNTSTGLTIVLTMAVLFALIFCVQKFKKLN; encoded by the coding sequence ATGATGGATTGGTTACAACTCCTTTTACCTGCATGGATCATGGGTACGCTATTGGTATTTCTGACTGCCCCATTGGGCTGTCTCATGCTCTGGCGACGTATGTCATTTTTTGCTGACACTATGGCACACGGTACTTTACTCGGTGTTGCCATTGCTGGGGCTTTAAGTTTACCGCTGTGGATGGGTGTAACTTTTATTGCCTTATTATTGGTAGGGATTTTGTGGATACTGCATGATCCGCGCCTGCCGAATGATGCCTTGCTGGCACTGTGTTCAGCAACACTGCTTTGCTCGGGATTATTGTTCATTCAACATTTACCGAGTTTAAGACCGGAACTTCTCAGCTATCTATTTGGTGATCTACTGACGATTTCTTGGGCGGACTTACCCACCTTTGCTATCGTGATTATTCTGGCCTTAGCCGTCCTCTATAAGAGCTGGCAAGCGCAGATTCAAATCGCGATTGATCCGGACATGGCGGTCAGTGAAGGTGTAAATGCCAAATGGCAACGCCTGATCTTTATGTTGTTGCTGGCGCTCTTTACCGTGCTCGCCCTAAAAGCAGTCGGTTCACTCTTGATGGGGGCATTACTAGTGATCCCTGCGCTGACTGCGCGATTACTTGCACATTCACCAAAACAAATGGTGATCTGGGCATTCGTAATTGCGCAAATTGGGGTGACCGTGGGCCTATGGTCGAGTGCAGGTCTCAATACTTCGACAGGTTTAACCATTGTCCTGACCATGGCGGTGCTATTTGCACTGATCTTCTGTGTGCAGAAGTTTAAAAAGCTGAATTAA
- a CDS encoding methionine aminotransferase produces MLELPSKLPDLGVTIFSTMSALAQKLGALNLSQGFPDFAAPPALIEALNRASQNGFNQYAPGDGLPVLRGLVADLYQQRDQLMIDPFEEITITPGATIAIFCAIQATVRAGEEVIIFDPSYDSYGPAVQLVGAKPVHIALQHPDFSVDWNQVKDTINDRTRMIVVNTPHNPSGSVWSKADWQQLIELIRERNIVVLSDEVYEHLVFDGVQHYSAWSFPELRERSFVIGSFGKTFHVTGWKTGFCIAAPALMKMFRQIYQFASFCGVTPVQVALAEYMQLHPEHIPELSSFYQNKRDLFNSSIETSRFKWTPSQGTYFQNLDYSEIRPELDDLSMCHFLAEQHGIVAIPVSAFYQHPPTDLRLLRFCFAKKEQTLIQAGQILSKV; encoded by the coding sequence ATGCTGGAACTCCCTTCTAAATTACCCGATTTGGGCGTGACCATTTTTAGTACCATGTCGGCCTTGGCACAAAAACTCGGAGCCTTGAATCTTTCTCAAGGATTTCCAGACTTTGCAGCGCCTCCTGCCTTGATTGAAGCTTTAAACCGGGCTAGCCAGAATGGATTTAACCAGTACGCTCCGGGAGATGGTCTGCCAGTCTTGCGAGGTCTAGTGGCAGATCTCTATCAGCAGCGTGATCAACTGATGATTGATCCTTTCGAGGAAATCACGATTACGCCTGGGGCCACGATTGCGATTTTTTGTGCCATTCAGGCCACAGTGCGCGCCGGTGAAGAAGTAATTATTTTCGACCCGAGCTATGACAGTTATGGCCCTGCGGTACAACTGGTCGGGGCAAAGCCAGTGCATATTGCTTTGCAGCATCCTGATTTTTCTGTGGACTGGAATCAGGTCAAAGATACCATTAATGACCGTACCCGCATGATTGTGGTAAATACTCCACATAATCCGAGTGGTAGTGTCTGGTCCAAGGCAGACTGGCAGCAACTGATCGAGCTGATTCGCGAGCGCAATATTGTGGTGCTGTCCGATGAAGTCTACGAACATCTGGTTTTTGACGGCGTTCAGCACTATTCGGCCTGGTCATTTCCAGAACTTCGTGAGCGGAGTTTTGTGATTGGTTCTTTTGGTAAAACCTTCCATGTCACTGGCTGGAAAACCGGATTTTGTATTGCTGCACCCGCACTGATGAAAATGTTCAGACAGATTTATCAGTTTGCCAGTTTCTGTGGTGTGACGCCCGTTCAGGTTGCCTTGGCGGAATATATGCAACTGCATCCTGAGCATATACCTGAACTGTCCTCTTTCTATCAAAACAAACGGGATTTATTTAACTCATCCATTGAAACGTCACGCTTTAAATGGACACCTTCTCAAGGGACTTATTTCCAGAACTTAGATTATTCAGAGATTCGGCCTGAGCTCGATGATTTATCCATGTGCCATTTTCTGGCAGAACAACATGGGATTGTCGCGATTCCAGTCTCTGCGTTCTACCAGCATCCTCCTACAGATTTACGCTTGCTCAGGTTTTGCTTTGCAAAAAAAGAACAAACCTTGATCCAGGCAGGTCAAATTCTTTCAAAGGTTTAA